From the genome of Glycine max cultivar Williams 82 chromosome 2, Glycine_max_v4.0, whole genome shotgun sequence, one region includes:
- the LOC100793882 gene encoding VAN3-binding protein isoform X2: MEKERPARRPDPFHARPPPPPSETPRDPMEFLSRSWSASALEVSKALASQQQLPPSSNNVSIVCYNNNSNASIILEDIAGEVEESAATVSGNPFSFASSETSQMIMDRIMSHSQEVSPRTSGRLSHSSGPLNGSLTDSPPVSPSEIDDFKYNRSNNNHNTVNMITGLNGQYWGAGGAATTAGGGKTVGRWLKDRKEKKKEETRAHNAQLHAAVSVAGVAAAMAAIAAATAASSGSRKDEQMAKTDMAVASAATLVAAQCVEAAEAMGAERDHLASVVSSAVNVRSAGDITTLTAAAATALRGAATLKARVLKEVWNIAAVIPVEKNLGGGSGGGDNGNGSNGSSNSSFSGEIVPEENFLGICSRELLARGCELLKRTRTGELHWKIVSVYINRMNQVMVKMKSRHVAGTITKKKKNVVLGVIKDMPAWPGRHLLEGGENRRYFGLKTVMRGVVEFECRNQREYDVWTQGVSRLLSIAAERNNRNRI; the protein is encoded by the exons ATGGAAAAGGAGCGACCCGCACGGAGACCCGACCCGTTTCACGCACgaccgccgccgccgccgtcgGAGACGCCGCGCGACCCCATGGAGTTCCTTTCCCGGTCGTGGAGCGCCTCGGCCCTCGAAGTATCCAAGGCACTCGCATCTCAGCAACAACTTCCACCTTCTTCCAACAACGTTAGCATCGtttgttataataataattctaaTGCGTCTATAATACTCGAAGACATAGCTGGTGAAGTGGAAGAGTCTGCTGCAACTGTTTCTGGCAACCCTTTCTCCTTCGCTTCTTCTGAAACCTCTCAGATGATCATGGACCGCATCATGTCCCACTCC CAGGAGGTATCACCACGCACCTCAGGAAGACTCTCTCACAGCAGTGGCCCTCTTAATGGCTCCCTAACAGATAGCCCTCCGGTTTCTCCTTCTGAAATTGACGATTTCAAG TATAACCGTTCCAACAACAACCACAACACTGTCAACATGATCACCGGCTTGAATGGTCAATACTGGGGTGCCGGCGGCGCGGCGACGACCGCCGGTGGTGGCAAGACGGTGGGGAGGTGGCTGAAGGAcaggaaggagaagaagaaggaggaaaCTAGGGCCCACAATGCTCAGCTCCACGCGGCGGTTTCGGTTGCCGGGGTCGCCGCCGCGATGGCCGCCATCGCCGCCGCCACGGCTGCCTCGTCGGGCTCCAGGAAGGACGAGCAGATGGCGAAGACCGACATGGCGGTGGCGTCAGCAGCGACGCTGGTGGCGGCCCAGTGTGTGGAGGCTGCCGAGGCCATGGGGGCCGAGCGCGACCACCTGGCCTCGGTGGTCAGCTCCGCCGTGAATGTGAGGTCCGCCGGTGACATCACGACGTTGACGGCAGCTGCGGCCACAG CTTTACGTGGGGCTGCCACGTTGAAAGCAAGGGTCCTTAAGGAGGTTTGGAACATAGCAGCTGTGATTCCTGTGGAGAAGAATTTGGGCGGTGGCAGTGGTGGCGGCGATAATGGTAATGGTAGCAATGGTAGCTCTAATAGTAGCTTCAGTGGTGAAATTGTACCAGAAGAAAATTTCTTGGGGATTTGTAGCAGAGAATTGCTAGCCAGAGGTTGTGAACTTCTCAAGCGCACACGCACTG GTGAACTGCATTGGAAAATTGTATCTGTTTACATAAACAGGATGAATCAg GTTATGGTGAAGATGAAGAGCAGGCACGTTGCTGGGACcatcacaaaaaagaaaaaga ATGTGGTGCTTGGAGTGATCAAAGATATGCCTGCTTGGCCTGGACGCCACTTGCTTGAAGGTGGTGAGAACCGTCGCTACTTTGGTTTGAAAACAGTGATGCGTGGTGTTGTGGAATTTGAGTGCAGAAATCAAAGAGAGTATGATGTGTGGACTCAAGGTGTGTCAAGGCTTCTATCTATTGCTGCAGAGAGGAACAACAGAAacagaatataa
- the LOC100817823 gene encoding protein tas isoform X2 — MTFGEQNTEKEAHDILNYAFDRGINALDTAEAYPIPMKKETQGSTDLYIGSWLKSQPRDKIILATKVCGYSERSSYLRENANVLRVDAANIKESVEKSLKRLDTDYIDLLQIHWPDRYVALFGEFSYDYSKWRSSVPFVEQLQAFQELINEGKVRYIGVSNETSYGVMEFVHASKVEGLPKIVSIQNSYSLLVRCRFEVDLVEVCHPKNCNIGLLAYSPLGGGSLTGKYIDINSEAAKSGRLNLFPGYMERYNKSVAREATIKYLELAKKHGLTPVQLALGFARDRPFMTSSIIGATSVDQLKEDIDAFTTTERPLPAEVMADIEAIFKRYKDPAIL, encoded by the exons ATGACCTTTGGGGAGCAAAACACTGAGAAAGAAGCTCACGACATTCTTAATTATGCATTCGACCGTGGAATTAACGCTCTCGACACTGCTGAGGCC TACCCAATTCCAATGAAGAAAGAGACACAAGGAAGCACTGATCTCTATATTGGTAGCTGGCTCAAGTCTCAACCTCGTGACAAG ATTATTTTGGCTACCAAAGTATGTGGTTATTCTGAGAGGTCAAGTTACTTGCGTGAGAATGCAAATGTTTTGCGGGTTGATGCTGCAAATATCAAAGAAAGTGTAGAGAAAAGCCTTAAGCGCCTCGACACTGATTATATTGATTTGCTGCAAATTCACTG GCCAGATCGATATGTTGCATTGTTTGGCGAGTTTTCCTATGATTATTCAAAATGGAGATCCAGTGTGCCATTTGTTGAGCAATTGCAAGCTTTCCAAGAACTTATCAATGAGGGAAAG GTACGCTACATAGGTGTTTCAAATGAGACTTCATATGGAGTGATGGAGTTTGTTCATGCATCGAAAGTTGAAGGCCTTCCAAAGATTGTCAGTATCCAAAACAGCTACAGCTTGCTTGTTAGATGTCGTTTTGAAG TTGATCTTGTGGAAGTTTGCCATCCAAAGAATTGCAATATTGGCTTACTAGCCTATTCCCCACTTGGAGGTGGATCACTCACAggaaaatatatagatataaattCTGAAGCTGCAAAAAGTGGAAGGCTTAACCTCTTCCCTGGTTACATGGAAAGATATAACAAATCAGTGGCACGG GAAGCTACTATTAAGTATCTTGAGTTGGCCAAGAAGCATGGGCTAACTCCTGTTCAACTTGCACTTGGATTTGCAAGAGATCGTCCATTCATGACAAGTTCAATAATTGGTGCAACCTCTGTGGACCAGCTAAAAGAAGATATTGATGCTTTCACAACAACTGAGAGACCTTTACCAGCAGAAGTCATGGCAGATATTGAAGCTATCTTCAAGAGATACAAAGATCCTGCCATTCTTTAA
- the LOC100793882 gene encoding VAN3-binding protein isoform X1, which translates to MEKERPARRPDPFHARPPPPPSETPRDPMEFLSRSWSASALEVSKALASQQQLPPSSNNVSIVCYNNNSNASIILEDIAGEVEESAATVSGNPFSFASSETSQMIMDRIMSHSFGQQEVSPRTSGRLSHSSGPLNGSLTDSPPVSPSEIDDFKYNRSNNNHNTVNMITGLNGQYWGAGGAATTAGGGKTVGRWLKDRKEKKKEETRAHNAQLHAAVSVAGVAAAMAAIAAATAASSGSRKDEQMAKTDMAVASAATLVAAQCVEAAEAMGAERDHLASVVSSAVNVRSAGDITTLTAAAATALRGAATLKARVLKEVWNIAAVIPVEKNLGGGSGGGDNGNGSNGSSNSSFSGEIVPEENFLGICSRELLARGCELLKRTRTGELHWKIVSVYINRMNQVMVKMKSRHVAGTITKKKKNVVLGVIKDMPAWPGRHLLEGGENRRYFGLKTVMRGVVEFECRNQREYDVWTQGVSRLLSIAAERNNRNRI; encoded by the exons ATGGAAAAGGAGCGACCCGCACGGAGACCCGACCCGTTTCACGCACgaccgccgccgccgccgtcgGAGACGCCGCGCGACCCCATGGAGTTCCTTTCCCGGTCGTGGAGCGCCTCGGCCCTCGAAGTATCCAAGGCACTCGCATCTCAGCAACAACTTCCACCTTCTTCCAACAACGTTAGCATCGtttgttataataataattctaaTGCGTCTATAATACTCGAAGACATAGCTGGTGAAGTGGAAGAGTCTGCTGCAACTGTTTCTGGCAACCCTTTCTCCTTCGCTTCTTCTGAAACCTCTCAGATGATCATGGACCGCATCATGTCCCACTCC TTTGGTCAGCAGGAGGTATCACCACGCACCTCAGGAAGACTCTCTCACAGCAGTGGCCCTCTTAATGGCTCCCTAACAGATAGCCCTCCGGTTTCTCCTTCTGAAATTGACGATTTCAAG TATAACCGTTCCAACAACAACCACAACACTGTCAACATGATCACCGGCTTGAATGGTCAATACTGGGGTGCCGGCGGCGCGGCGACGACCGCCGGTGGTGGCAAGACGGTGGGGAGGTGGCTGAAGGAcaggaaggagaagaagaaggaggaaaCTAGGGCCCACAATGCTCAGCTCCACGCGGCGGTTTCGGTTGCCGGGGTCGCCGCCGCGATGGCCGCCATCGCCGCCGCCACGGCTGCCTCGTCGGGCTCCAGGAAGGACGAGCAGATGGCGAAGACCGACATGGCGGTGGCGTCAGCAGCGACGCTGGTGGCGGCCCAGTGTGTGGAGGCTGCCGAGGCCATGGGGGCCGAGCGCGACCACCTGGCCTCGGTGGTCAGCTCCGCCGTGAATGTGAGGTCCGCCGGTGACATCACGACGTTGACGGCAGCTGCGGCCACAG CTTTACGTGGGGCTGCCACGTTGAAAGCAAGGGTCCTTAAGGAGGTTTGGAACATAGCAGCTGTGATTCCTGTGGAGAAGAATTTGGGCGGTGGCAGTGGTGGCGGCGATAATGGTAATGGTAGCAATGGTAGCTCTAATAGTAGCTTCAGTGGTGAAATTGTACCAGAAGAAAATTTCTTGGGGATTTGTAGCAGAGAATTGCTAGCCAGAGGTTGTGAACTTCTCAAGCGCACACGCACTG GTGAACTGCATTGGAAAATTGTATCTGTTTACATAAACAGGATGAATCAg GTTATGGTGAAGATGAAGAGCAGGCACGTTGCTGGGACcatcacaaaaaagaaaaaga ATGTGGTGCTTGGAGTGATCAAAGATATGCCTGCTTGGCCTGGACGCCACTTGCTTGAAGGTGGTGAGAACCGTCGCTACTTTGGTTTGAAAACAGTGATGCGTGGTGTTGTGGAATTTGAGTGCAGAAATCAAAGAGAGTATGATGTGTGGACTCAAGGTGTGTCAAGGCTTCTATCTATTGCTGCAGAGAGGAACAACAGAAacagaatataa
- the LOC100793882 gene encoding VAN3-binding protein isoform X3, with protein sequence MEKERPARRPDPFHARPPPPPSETPRDPMEFLSRSWSASALEVSKALASQQQLPPSSNNVSIVCYNNNSNASIILEDIAGEVEESAATVSGNPFSFASSETSQMIMDRIMSHSEVSPRTSGRLSHSSGPLNGSLTDSPPVSPSEIDDFKYNRSNNNHNTVNMITGLNGQYWGAGGAATTAGGGKTVGRWLKDRKEKKKEETRAHNAQLHAAVSVAGVAAAMAAIAAATAASSGSRKDEQMAKTDMAVASAATLVAAQCVEAAEAMGAERDHLASVVSSAVNVRSAGDITTLTAAAATALRGAATLKARVLKEVWNIAAVIPVEKNLGGGSGGGDNGNGSNGSSNSSFSGEIVPEENFLGICSRELLARGCELLKRTRTGELHWKIVSVYINRMNQVMVKMKSRHVAGTITKKKKNVVLGVIKDMPAWPGRHLLEGGENRRYFGLKTVMRGVVEFECRNQREYDVWTQGVSRLLSIAAERNNRNRI encoded by the exons ATGGAAAAGGAGCGACCCGCACGGAGACCCGACCCGTTTCACGCACgaccgccgccgccgccgtcgGAGACGCCGCGCGACCCCATGGAGTTCCTTTCCCGGTCGTGGAGCGCCTCGGCCCTCGAAGTATCCAAGGCACTCGCATCTCAGCAACAACTTCCACCTTCTTCCAACAACGTTAGCATCGtttgttataataataattctaaTGCGTCTATAATACTCGAAGACATAGCTGGTGAAGTGGAAGAGTCTGCTGCAACTGTTTCTGGCAACCCTTTCTCCTTCGCTTCTTCTGAAACCTCTCAGATGATCATGGACCGCATCATGTCCCACTCC GAGGTATCACCACGCACCTCAGGAAGACTCTCTCACAGCAGTGGCCCTCTTAATGGCTCCCTAACAGATAGCCCTCCGGTTTCTCCTTCTGAAATTGACGATTTCAAG TATAACCGTTCCAACAACAACCACAACACTGTCAACATGATCACCGGCTTGAATGGTCAATACTGGGGTGCCGGCGGCGCGGCGACGACCGCCGGTGGTGGCAAGACGGTGGGGAGGTGGCTGAAGGAcaggaaggagaagaagaaggaggaaaCTAGGGCCCACAATGCTCAGCTCCACGCGGCGGTTTCGGTTGCCGGGGTCGCCGCCGCGATGGCCGCCATCGCCGCCGCCACGGCTGCCTCGTCGGGCTCCAGGAAGGACGAGCAGATGGCGAAGACCGACATGGCGGTGGCGTCAGCAGCGACGCTGGTGGCGGCCCAGTGTGTGGAGGCTGCCGAGGCCATGGGGGCCGAGCGCGACCACCTGGCCTCGGTGGTCAGCTCCGCCGTGAATGTGAGGTCCGCCGGTGACATCACGACGTTGACGGCAGCTGCGGCCACAG CTTTACGTGGGGCTGCCACGTTGAAAGCAAGGGTCCTTAAGGAGGTTTGGAACATAGCAGCTGTGATTCCTGTGGAGAAGAATTTGGGCGGTGGCAGTGGTGGCGGCGATAATGGTAATGGTAGCAATGGTAGCTCTAATAGTAGCTTCAGTGGTGAAATTGTACCAGAAGAAAATTTCTTGGGGATTTGTAGCAGAGAATTGCTAGCCAGAGGTTGTGAACTTCTCAAGCGCACACGCACTG GTGAACTGCATTGGAAAATTGTATCTGTTTACATAAACAGGATGAATCAg GTTATGGTGAAGATGAAGAGCAGGCACGTTGCTGGGACcatcacaaaaaagaaaaaga ATGTGGTGCTTGGAGTGATCAAAGATATGCCTGCTTGGCCTGGACGCCACTTGCTTGAAGGTGGTGAGAACCGTCGCTACTTTGGTTTGAAAACAGTGATGCGTGGTGTTGTGGAATTTGAGTGCAGAAATCAAAGAGAGTATGATGTGTGGACTCAAGGTGTGTCAAGGCTTCTATCTATTGCTGCAGAGAGGAACAACAGAAacagaatataa
- the LOC100817823 gene encoding protein tas isoform X1: MVSLCSFTSFACDNLSLSLSQSLKPSSLPLIHSFTLPRNTIRKKNGASVRPLFCALNNNNNNTALQYRTLGDSDLNISEITLGTMTFGEQNTEKEAHDILNYAFDRGINALDTAEAYPIPMKKETQGSTDLYIGSWLKSQPRDKIILATKVCGYSERSSYLRENANVLRVDAANIKESVEKSLKRLDTDYIDLLQIHWPDRYVALFGEFSYDYSKWRSSVPFVEQLQAFQELINEGKVRYIGVSNETSYGVMEFVHASKVEGLPKIVSIQNSYSLLVRCRFEVDLVEVCHPKNCNIGLLAYSPLGGGSLTGKYIDINSEAAKSGRLNLFPGYMERYNKSVAREATIKYLELAKKHGLTPVQLALGFARDRPFMTSSIIGATSVDQLKEDIDAFTTTERPLPAEVMADIEAIFKRYKDPAIL, from the exons ATGGTATCTCTGTGTTCCTTCACTTCTTTTGCATGTGACaacctttctctttctctttctcagtCTCTCAAACCGTCATCATTGCCTCTCATTCACTCTTTCACACTTCCAAGAAACACTATCAGGAAGAAGAACGGTGCTAGTGTGAGGCCTCTGTTCTGTGCcctcaacaacaataacaacaacactgCCTTGCAGTACAGAACCCTCGGCGACTCCGACCTCAACATCAGCGAAATCACTCTTGGTAct ATGACCTTTGGGGAGCAAAACACTGAGAAAGAAGCTCACGACATTCTTAATTATGCATTCGACCGTGGAATTAACGCTCTCGACACTGCTGAGGCC TACCCAATTCCAATGAAGAAAGAGACACAAGGAAGCACTGATCTCTATATTGGTAGCTGGCTCAAGTCTCAACCTCGTGACAAG ATTATTTTGGCTACCAAAGTATGTGGTTATTCTGAGAGGTCAAGTTACTTGCGTGAGAATGCAAATGTTTTGCGGGTTGATGCTGCAAATATCAAAGAAAGTGTAGAGAAAAGCCTTAAGCGCCTCGACACTGATTATATTGATTTGCTGCAAATTCACTG GCCAGATCGATATGTTGCATTGTTTGGCGAGTTTTCCTATGATTATTCAAAATGGAGATCCAGTGTGCCATTTGTTGAGCAATTGCAAGCTTTCCAAGAACTTATCAATGAGGGAAAG GTACGCTACATAGGTGTTTCAAATGAGACTTCATATGGAGTGATGGAGTTTGTTCATGCATCGAAAGTTGAAGGCCTTCCAAAGATTGTCAGTATCCAAAACAGCTACAGCTTGCTTGTTAGATGTCGTTTTGAAG TTGATCTTGTGGAAGTTTGCCATCCAAAGAATTGCAATATTGGCTTACTAGCCTATTCCCCACTTGGAGGTGGATCACTCACAggaaaatatatagatataaattCTGAAGCTGCAAAAAGTGGAAGGCTTAACCTCTTCCCTGGTTACATGGAAAGATATAACAAATCAGTGGCACGG GAAGCTACTATTAAGTATCTTGAGTTGGCCAAGAAGCATGGGCTAACTCCTGTTCAACTTGCACTTGGATTTGCAAGAGATCGTCCATTCATGACAAGTTCAATAATTGGTGCAACCTCTGTGGACCAGCTAAAAGAAGATATTGATGCTTTCACAACAACTGAGAGACCTTTACCAGCAGAAGTCATGGCAGATATTGAAGCTATCTTCAAGAGATACAAAGATCCTGCCATTCTTTAA
- the LOC100793882 gene encoding VAN3-binding protein isoform X4, producing the protein MEKERPARRPDPFHARPPPPPSETPRDPMEFLSRSWSASALEVSKALASQQQLPPSSNNVSIVCYNNNSNASIILEDIAGEVEESAATVSGNPFSFASSETSQMIMDRIMSHSFGQQEVSPRTSGRLSHSSGPLNGSLTDSPPVSPSEIDDFKYNRSNNNHNTVNMITGLNGQYWGAGGAATTAGGGKTVGRWLKDRKEKKKEETRAHNAQLHAAVSVAGVAAAMAAIAAATAASSGSRKDEQMAKTDMAVASAATLVAAQCVEAAEAMGAERDHLASVVSSAVNVRSAGDITTLTAAAATALRGAATLKARVLKEVWNIAAVIPVEKNLGGGSGGGDNGNGSNGSSNSSFSGEIVPEENFLGICSRELLARGCELLKRTRTGELHWKIVSVYINRMNQVMVKMKSRHVAGTITKKKKSE; encoded by the exons ATGGAAAAGGAGCGACCCGCACGGAGACCCGACCCGTTTCACGCACgaccgccgccgccgccgtcgGAGACGCCGCGCGACCCCATGGAGTTCCTTTCCCGGTCGTGGAGCGCCTCGGCCCTCGAAGTATCCAAGGCACTCGCATCTCAGCAACAACTTCCACCTTCTTCCAACAACGTTAGCATCGtttgttataataataattctaaTGCGTCTATAATACTCGAAGACATAGCTGGTGAAGTGGAAGAGTCTGCTGCAACTGTTTCTGGCAACCCTTTCTCCTTCGCTTCTTCTGAAACCTCTCAGATGATCATGGACCGCATCATGTCCCACTCC TTTGGTCAGCAGGAGGTATCACCACGCACCTCAGGAAGACTCTCTCACAGCAGTGGCCCTCTTAATGGCTCCCTAACAGATAGCCCTCCGGTTTCTCCTTCTGAAATTGACGATTTCAAG TATAACCGTTCCAACAACAACCACAACACTGTCAACATGATCACCGGCTTGAATGGTCAATACTGGGGTGCCGGCGGCGCGGCGACGACCGCCGGTGGTGGCAAGACGGTGGGGAGGTGGCTGAAGGAcaggaaggagaagaagaaggaggaaaCTAGGGCCCACAATGCTCAGCTCCACGCGGCGGTTTCGGTTGCCGGGGTCGCCGCCGCGATGGCCGCCATCGCCGCCGCCACGGCTGCCTCGTCGGGCTCCAGGAAGGACGAGCAGATGGCGAAGACCGACATGGCGGTGGCGTCAGCAGCGACGCTGGTGGCGGCCCAGTGTGTGGAGGCTGCCGAGGCCATGGGGGCCGAGCGCGACCACCTGGCCTCGGTGGTCAGCTCCGCCGTGAATGTGAGGTCCGCCGGTGACATCACGACGTTGACGGCAGCTGCGGCCACAG CTTTACGTGGGGCTGCCACGTTGAAAGCAAGGGTCCTTAAGGAGGTTTGGAACATAGCAGCTGTGATTCCTGTGGAGAAGAATTTGGGCGGTGGCAGTGGTGGCGGCGATAATGGTAATGGTAGCAATGGTAGCTCTAATAGTAGCTTCAGTGGTGAAATTGTACCAGAAGAAAATTTCTTGGGGATTTGTAGCAGAGAATTGCTAGCCAGAGGTTGTGAACTTCTCAAGCGCACACGCACTG GTGAACTGCATTGGAAAATTGTATCTGTTTACATAAACAGGATGAATCAg GTTATGGTGAAGATGAAGAGCAGGCACGTTGCTGGGACcatcacaaaaaagaaaaagagtgagtga